The Leptospira bouyouniensis genomic interval ATCTGTAATCAAACGAATTGGATTACGATATCTTCTAAACTTAGGAGTAAACAATCAATTAGACTTACAAACTTCTGTTAGAGTTCAACTTTCTAATCTCATCGCGATACTGGGAATTGTTTCAAATATTCAATATTCGATTTTATTTACAATCGCAGGCGCACCGAACGTTATGACAATGAACGTGATTCACTTTTTCGTGATTTGTACTTTATCCTATATTTTATACTTAAATCAAAAGGAAAAATATTCATTAGCAAGAATCATCTTAGTATTTACGATTTCTGTTCCATTGTTATTCGTTTCCTTTATTAGTTTTGGCAAATCTGGTGGTTTTTATTATTATTTTTTAGTTTTTGCATTGGCTCCATTTGTTTTGTTTTCCTATGAGGAAAAGTTCTGGATCTTAATTGTATTTTTATCGAATAACTTATTTTATGTTTGGTTTGAATTTTTTGGAAAACCAGGTGAATTTATCAAAGGAACTTTATTATTTGATTCGTTTATCCAAGAGTTATTTCGAATCAATTCCGTTTTATCCAGTTTATTCTTTGTCGCACTTATCATGTTTTATTTTCTAAGAAATACGAACCGAATCCAAAAAGAAATGATTCGTACAAATGCACACAAAGATAAAATTTTTTCTATATTAGCGCACGATTTAAAAGGGCCAATCGGTACGATGAATTCGTTTTTAGGATATTTAACTGAAAACATACCTGAAAAAGATGAATTGGTCGTCGCCTTAAAAGAATTAAAGAAAAGTACAAATCAATCATTTTTAGTATTGGAGAACTTACTCGATTGGGCAAGAAATGAATCTAAAAAAATCCCAATTCATATGGAAATATTAAGTTTAATTTCTATAGTTCAAAATGCAAAAGATATATTGGATCTACAAGCAACTGATAAAAAGATCAGGTGGGAAATAATTGTTCCAGATCATATAAAAGTTTTTTGTGATGAACGAATGATCAGTACGGTGATTCGAAATTTGTTTTCTAATGCTATCAAATTTTCGTATCCCAATGGGACAGTATCTATCAAAGGAATCCATTTAGGTAAATATGCTGAATTAACCATCTCAGATTTGGGAATTGGAATGTCTAAAGATCAAATCAAACAAATTGAAAATGGAAATCCTTTTCCGACGACTTTTGGTACGCAAGGCGAAAAGGGGACAGGATTAGGTCTGCTTGTTTGCAAAGAGATGCTTAAAAATCAAGGTTGTACGATGAATGTGACAAGTTCACCAAATCTTGGTACAAAAATCACAATCCAAATTCCAAACTCTTTTTAATTTAGTTTCTTTTTTAAATTCTATCTTGTCCAATTGAAAGGTATGTGGCCCAAATTTTATTTTAACTGGTTACGAAAAAATTCCCCCACCGGATCTGTCGAAGTTTATCCTGAAATTTCGGATTCTTACGAAACAAATTTACCGAATGTTTTTGTAATTGGAGACTTAACAGGTGTTCCGCTCTTAAAGATGGCAGCCGAAAGTGGAGTTCAAGTTTGGAAATATATTCCGCAACTCTCCAACGACCATCTCGATGTCGTTATCATTGGTTCAGGGCCTGCGGGAGTATCCTGTGCGATGGAAGCAAAACGTTTAGGAAAAAAATACTTGGTTTTGGAATCAAATCTTCCCTTCCAAACGATTCAAAGTTATCCAAATAAAAAACCAATCTTTGCGGAACCAAAGAATTTTATAACAAATTCTTCCATCCGAATTATTGATACTGTTAAAGAAGATCTATTAAAAGACTTAAATAAAATCCTAAATGATAATCCTATTCAAATCGAAACAAACCAAAGAGTTGTTAATATTAAAAAAGCAAATGTAGGTTATGTTTTAGAAACAGAATCTGGATCAATTTTTAAAACAAATGCAGTAGTGATCGCAATGGGTAAATCAGGTGATCCAAAAAAATTAGGGATTAAAGGCGAAAATGAAGCCAATGTCTCTTATCGACTTATTGATCCGAAAGATACAACTGGTTTATCCGTGGTGATTGTTGGTGGAGGAGATACAGCCATTGAATCTGCACTCCTTTGTGCAGAGTTTGCAAAAGAAACTACAATCATTCATCGAGGAAAGGAATTTAACAAAGCAAAATCAGATAACATAGACTTAATTTTAGAATTGGAATCACAAGGAAAGGTGAATATCATTTATGAATCTGAGGTAAGTGAGATTACCTCTACTTCAGTTTTGATTAAAAACCAACAATCCGCAAAAAAAATTAAAGCTGATTTGGTTTTTATCATGATCGGAACACTTCCACCCATAGGATTTTTCAAACGGGTTGGAATCAAATTACAGAATGAAAAAAAAGTTTTGGATTGGGTGGGACTTACGGGATTGGTAACGTTTGCAATGGCTGCTTATTTTGGAAAAGCTTCCTTTTACGGACCATCTTGGTTTTCTTTTCTTGCTAGCATTTCAGCTTTTGTTTCCACTCTCAGTTTGATCTGTTATAGTGGGATCTTATTGGCTAAAAAACAGACAAAATTTGATTTATGGAAAGTTTTGAAAATTTGTTATTACCTCTTTGCGTTTAGTTATTTTTTAACTGTTTATTTTTTGTCAACCTACCAACAATTCCATTTATTTGGAAAATATCCGGCTTTCCATTATACATTTTTATACTCACTTACAATTTTAGTTTTTGGTATCCGTAGAATTTTGGTTCGTAAAACCCAATACATTTATTACCAAACATTAACATTAATAGGAGTTCAAGTTTTCTTTTTATTTTTGCTTCCTGAGCTGATATTACCTGCGTTAGGTGAATTTGGTTATTTAGGAAGTGAGAATGGGTTCATAAGAAAAGAAATTTTTCCTTCAGACTCTTATTGGAAAGCTTATGGATTTATCCTTGCATGGCCATTAAGTATGGGAGTTTTATATGATGGTGGTATCACAAAGTTTTGGTTAATATATGGACTTTCTTTTAGTTTTATTTTGATTCCGCTGTTAGTGTACCATTATGGGAAAGGAGCCTATTGTGGTTGGATATGTTCTTGCGGAGGACTTGCAGAAACACTAGGAGATGAATATAGACAAAAAATGCCTCATTCAAAAACGGCATATAAATGGGAACATTCGGGGCAATATATTTTGTTCTTAGCTGCTACTCTCACAATCTTAAAACTTATTGGCGTATTTGGTAAGTCGATTTATCCCAATTTAGAATTGGGAGAGAACATAGCAGATTCGGTTAAATGGGTATATGATATTGTTGTTGATATTGGTCTTGCAGGAGTTGTTGGCGTAGGATTTTATTTTTTTTATTCAGGTCGAGTTTGGTGCCGAATGTTTTGTCCTTTAGCATCTTTAATGCATATTTATGCCAGGTTTAGCCAATTTAGAATTTTTTCTGACAAAAAGAAATGTATCTCATGTAATATTTGTACTAAAAATTGTCACCAAGGAATTGATGTGATGGGTTATGCAAGCAGGGGAATCGCTATGGATAGTGTACAATGTGTCCGCTGTTCTGCTTGTGTATCATTATGCCCAACGGATGTTTTAGAATTTGGAAAATTGAAAAAGGAAGTGATTCAATATGATAAATTAGAAGCGAAATCCAGGAAATAATTATTTATGTCAACTAAGGATGACATTCTTTTTTTATTTGAGCAGGGAATAAAGGCAGCAAATCCAGAATTTTTGTTCGAAGACTTTTGGAAAAAAAATCCAGGATTAGAACAAACATTTAATGATCAGAATAAGAAATTATTTGTTTTTGCATTGGGAAAAGCTGCTTATTCGATGGCTATGTCATTTTCTCATTATTTTCCGGTAAACAAAGGTTTTATACTTACAAAGTACGGACATCTGCCATCAGAAAAGCTAAAAATGAGAGAAGATTCAATTTGGAAATATAGGGAAGCTTCTCACCCTATTCTTGATCAAAATTCTATCGATTTTGGAATGGAAGTATTAAAAATACTCAAAGAACTAGGATCTAATGATCGTTTAGTGGTTCTCCTTTCTGGAGGTGCTTCTAGTTTATTTGAAGTACCGATTGACGGATATGCATTAAACGATTTGGTTTCCATTCAAGATCAATTACTAAGAAGTGGAAAAACAATTCAGGAAATTAACCAGGAAAGGAAAAAATATTCCACAGTAAAGGGTGGTAAACTTTTAAAAGAACTAAACGAAGAGTTAGAAGTATTCTCTTTTGTGATTTCAGATGTCATCGGCGATGATCCAAATTCAATTGGATCAGGTCCAACCTTTCCAAGTCGTAATTATTTTATCTTAGGAAATCTTTCTAGATCTATCGAAAACATTGTTTTCGAGGCAACAAATTTAGGATATAAAACCAAACAAATCAGTGATACTTGGACAGAGTCAACGAAGGAAACTTCTATCTTGATAGAAAAAGAATTTCTAACTGCATTGGAGTCTCCAGAAAAACAAATCGTATTACTTGGCGGAGAAATGGTATGTCCTGTTTTTGGAAATGGACTTGGTGGTAGGAACCAAGAAGTATCCCTTCGGGTTGCCATTTTATTAGGTAAGCACAAAGTAAATCGTGAATGGGCATTTTTATCAGGTGGGACTGACGGAACGGATGGACCTACAGATGCGGCCGGTGGAGTTGTTGGCAATCAAACCATACCCGATTTGAAGGCAAAACATTGGGACCCAATAGAACAATTAGAAAATTCAAATTCTTATCCAATCCTAAAAGATGTAGATGCCCTTGTAATGACAGGTCCTACTGGTACCAATGTGAATGATATACTGATCTTGTTAGTTGACAGTGCGAAAGCCTAATTTTTTATTTTGTCCACTCCAATAAAGTTGGAACAATGGATTCTGCCATCTGCTTTTTCCAATTTTAGAAATTAATAATTCATCATAAATTTTTTTAAGTATATTAACGTGGTCTTTTAAAAATCTCCATTGTATCTCTTCCTTTTTTTGTATAGGGATTGAGTCTTTTGTAAGAGTAAATACCGATTCTTGTAAACCAACAAGAGAGGGAACAAGAATCGATCTTACTCCTTGGTAATCAAAATTTGCTTTGCGAGCAATAGATTCATGTAACCACCATAAAGTGTCTTCATACTTCCCATCTGATTCTAAACTAGATGCATTGATAAAGTTTTTTGTTCCAAAAAAGAATGGTTTGAATAAACTTAAACAAGGTGTTGATGTTCCGGTATAAAAAACTCTCATAGGGTCTTGATTAGTTTCTGAAGTGTCCCATTCTACAACCAAACTTCCATTTGTTTGATTCGGTGTTGTCGGACCAGTTGCATGAAGGCAAAGTGATTTCATAGAGGAGTTGCAAGGTTCAAATTCATCCGTGTCAATCGAGTGAATTTTTAAAGTTTCAATCGCAAGTTTTGAATTATATGTCGTATGTTTATTTTGAAATTGTTCTGCTGTGATTTGATGTAGATTTCTGCGATCGGTGCAGTGACTCATATATGTATAAAATGAATCACTGAAATAATTTTTGAATGAAAAATCTTTATTAGATTTGTACTTTAATTTTTGAATTAAATTAGTAGATGAATAATCAAAGTCAGATTCAATGGTCAACCCATTCGAGATTGCATAAAATGAATCAATTTTTTTAGCAACCCAATATCGATCTGCAGTTTCTAAGACATATCCATCTGTACGATCAGCGATGATAAAACTATTGTGATAAAAGAAACTTTGATTTTGATAACCACCGCAAGCGTCCTGCCCATATTTTTCTAAAAGTTCCGTTATTAAAAATAATGCATCTTTGGCTGTTTTGGATCGTTCTAATACCAAACGAATTAAATCCATCCCCGTTAAGCCATTGTTTTTTTTATTGATCTTAAGGTTTGTAAATACTGCTTCATTTCCAATACAAACACCAAATTCATTCACTCCCATTTCAGCTCCCCACATATGAAATGGTTTCGATAAAAAAACTTCGAATGTAACGTTCGTTTGTGGAATCTCTATATATGTGGTCTTTAAAACTGAATTTTTGGGATGTTCGATCCTTGGCAAGTGAAGTATCGATTGGGCCTCATTTGGTTCTCTATCAGAGTTTTTTGCAAAGATTCTTTTTTGAGTTTTTGTAAATTTTTCAGTGGCAAGGGATGTATCACACATTCTAGAATGTTATTCTGAAATCTAAATTTTTCAAACCAAAATTCGAGTAAAAATGCAATCAATACCGAAACAATTTTCAGAATTCATGACGATGGGGTTAACCTCCGATTTGGTAAAAAAGAACCGTTCAGTCTACGGTGCAAACGAGATCAGTACTTCCAATAAAAATAGTTTCTTTCGGATGTTATTTGGCGTTGTCACTGAACCAATGATTTTGCTTCTCATTTCCATTAGTATAGTTTACTTACTACTTGGTGACCGAGGTGAGGCCTTACTATTGTTATGTTCAGTTGTTGGAATTATTTGTATCACTTTTTACCAAGAAAAAAAAACAGAAACGGCAATTTCAGCACTTAGATCGTTAGCCAGCCCTCGTACAAATGTCATACGTGATGGCAAAATTTTTCGAATTGAAGGGAGAGACGTGGTTTTTGGTGATCTCATCATTTTAAATGAAGGAGACCGCATTCCAGCGGATGCCGAACTATTATCTGATCGATTATTTTCATGTGATGAATCATTGTTAACTGGTGAGTCAATTCCGGTAAATAAGCCTGTAGGACATTTAGTTTATTGTGGTGCTTTGGTTGTTGGTGGAGAAGGGATTTGTAGAATAAATGCAGTTGGGAACCATACAGAAATCGGAAAAATCGGTAAAAAAATTGCAGAGGAATCTGTAGGAAGAACTTTATTAGAAATTGAAGTTACAAAACTAGTTAGAAATTTGTTTTTTGTAGCTGCCAGTTTATGTATCATTTTAGCATTATATTTTGGTTTTGTAAAATCACTATGGTTGCAAGGCTTATTATCTGGTTTAACGCTTGCTATTGGTTTGATGCCAGAAGAGTTACCTTTGGTACTGACAATCTTTTTTGCGTTAGGGGCTTATCGTTTGAGTACTAAAAATGTATTAGTACGAAGATCATCTATTATTGAAACATTAGGGGCAGCAACTGTCTTATGTTCAGATAAAACAGGCACTATCACTAAAAATAAAATGAAGGTCGGGAAAATTACATCTAAAGAAAATGCAGAAAATATAGAATTTGGATCTGACATTTCGCAACCTTCAAAGGAGATCTTACAATTCGCATATTTTGCATCAAAACATCCTAGTTTTGATCCTATGGATATAGCTATCACGGATTGTATGAACGAATTCTATCAAAATGGAGATTTGTCTTTATTATCAATTAAAGATTTTCCTTTGACTCCTGAGCAGTTAACTATGGTTAGAGTTTTAAAGGAAGATGATAGTTATGTTTGTTATGTGAAAGGATCTCCTGAAGCAGTATTTGAGTTATGTCAATTGGGTATAAAGGATCTAGATTTTTGGACAAAAAAAACAAATGAACTTGCAAACGAAGGATATCGAGTATTAGCAGTAGCAAAGTCAACATCACCTGTAAAAAATATTCCAGATCAAAGAAATTCTTTACCATATACAATATTTGGTTTAATTTCTTTCTTAGATCCGATTCGTGAAATAGTGCCAACGGCTATAAATACCGCTTACGAATCGGGTATACGTGTGATTATGATAACAGGCGATTATCCTGAAACGGCAAAAAATATCGCAAAACAAATTGGATTAAAAAATTCTGAACAAGTGTATACGGGCAAGGAGTTATCACTATTAAGTGAAGTTGAATTAACCAAAGTTTTGAATGACTGTAATGTGTTTTCACGAGTTAGTCCTGAAGACAAATGGAAACTTGTTCGAATTTTAAAATCCAAAGGTGAAATTGTAGCAATGACTGGTGATGGCGTAAATGACGCACCTGCTTTGAGAACAGCTAACATTGGAGTCGCTATGGGCGAACGAGGAACAGATGTTGCGAGAGAAGCTGCCGATATCGTATTGTTAGACGACTCATTCTCTTCCATATTAGAATCTGTCAGGATTGGCAGACAGATTTTTGACAATCTCAAAAAAGCATTAGGGTATTTAATTGGAGTCCATATTCCCATCGTAGGGATTACTTTTTTCCCAATTTTATTTGATTGGCCAATCATTGTTTTGTCGGCCATACACATTGTTTTTATGGAAATGGTAATCGATCCAACTTGTACGATCGTTTTTGAAAATGAAGATGCGGAATTTGATCTGATGAAACGTATGCCAAGGGATGCAGCCGAACCATTATTGGATCGAGAATTATTTACGAATTCTCTAATCCAGGGTTTTTATTCATTGTTGTCAGTTGTGTCCACATATTGGATCACACTTAAATTTTTAAAAGATTCATCTTCCAATCAAGCTGTCAGTACAGCAACATTTGTGACTCTTGTTTTTTCCAACTTATTCTTAATTTTAGCAAATCGTTCCTTACATGAATCGATGTGGAGTCGGATGAGAATCAAAAATTCTATGATTTACTATGTATTTATTGGAACAGTCGGAGTTCTATTGCTTTCCATTTATCTGCCTGGTATGAATTCATTATTTCGATTTGTACCGTTAAATTTTCTCCAATTCATGGTAGCGATACTTGTTGCATTTATCGGAGTATTGTTTTATGATATGACAAAAGTTTCTGTTTCTAAGTGGCTCCGCAGAAACTAAAAAGGTGATATTGATAACTACATTATGATAGAACTTATTTTTCCTAAAAAATATTCAGCTTTATGTTTGAAATCTGCATTCTTTGGTTTTTTTGCTCATACAGGTTTTGTGAGAGGTTTACAAGAGATCGGTTTTAAACCAGCCATCGTAACTGGTTCAAGTTCTGGTGCAATGATTGGAGCCTTATATGCAACTGGGAAAGATATGGTCGAATTTGAATCTTTGGTTTTAGGACTTAAAAAAAAGGATTTTTGGGAAGGTAATTCATTAACGTTACTTGGTCGCCTTTTGAAGAAAGGTTGGAACCAATCGAGTGGTGTATTAACAGGACAAGCAACTCGTAAGATTTTATATCCTTACCTTGGAAATAAAAAGTTTTCTGACTTACCAATCAAACTTGGAATTGCAGTTTCTAATTTATCTAAAAATAAACGTGAGTTAATCACAGAAGGAAATGTTTTGGATGCAGTGATGGCTTCCATCGCGTTTCCATTTTTATATGAAGTGCAGGAATTTCAGGGTCAAGAGTTTTTAGATGGTGGAATTGGTGATGGGGAACCAATCAAAGAATTAATATTAGATCCTAGCATCGATAGAATTGTAATTCACCAAATTAATAATAGCAGACCTATTAGCAAAAATATGATGAAGCGGGCGTTAGATGCATCGGTTCAAATCATTGAAACAGAAACAGAAGACTTAAAAACTTTGTTAGCAAAAGAAAAAGGTAAAAAATTAATTCGATTAGAAACCAATACACCTTATTTGTCTCCGAATGATTTTTCAAAGGGTAAATTTGCATTGGCAGAAGGGAGAGGAACTGCTTATAAACATAAACCCGAGATATTGGGTGAAATGGAATTACCAATTTTTGGACTCTTCAATTAAAACACTTCAATTATGGAATCACAAAAAAAAATCAATGTTTTAGTAGTAGAAGATTCCGTTGCTTCTTATCAAGCTATCGTATCAGTGTTGCAAAACTTTGGATTTACACTCTCATCAGAAAGAGTGGAATGGAAAGAAGAATTTGAGAGAAGTATCATCGAGAAATCTTGGGATATAATCATTTCTGATTATTATTTGCCTGACTTTGATGGAAAATACGTAATCCATAGAATAAAGGAACTGAATCCTGAGTTACCTGTCATCCTAATCACTGAGTTTATTCCTGAGGAAGCTGCTTCAGAATATTTAAATTTGGGAGCTTCTGAATTTTTACCAAAGTCATCTATCATTAAACTCCCTTTCGTAGTAAATCGTGAATTAGAAGCATTTAGGTTAAAGCAGTCTCAAAAAAAAGCATGGGAAATGTTAGTCCATGGTGAAGAAATTTTAACAAGATCTCAAAAGATTTCTCATCTTGGACATTTTGAAGTGATATTCCCAGAAAACAATACCCTTTGGTCATTAGAATTATATAGAATACTAGGTTATGATTTTAGTGAAGTTCCATCTATGGAAAAAGTTTGGACTTTGCTTGATGTGGAAGAAAAGAAATTAATTGAAACGGTTTGGAATGAAGTTACTAGTGAGAATACTTCAAAAGAATTTGTATTACATTTAAATACAAAACTTGGGCGCAAAAAAGTAAATTTATGGTTGGAAGCAGAAAGGTTTGATGAAGATCGATTTAGAATTTTCGGAACAATACATGATATTTCCGATGTATCAGATCTAGAAAGTTCCATTCAGTTAAACGAACAATTATTTAAAGGCATCTTTAATAATTCATCACAAGCAATCTTTTTGTTAGATTTACAAGGTCACATCATTCGTATGAATCGCAATTCAGTCTTGTCATTCGAAAGAAATGAATCCGATGTACAAGGTTTGGAATTGATTAGTTCTATCTTTTCTGAATCAAATGAAGATTCGATCAAAAAATTGACATATGGGATGAAATTAGCATTAAAGAATCAAACATTCGAAGTTTTGGTTTCTTATCGATTACGAGATGGAAGAGAAAAATATTTTGATTGTGACTTTTATCCATTGAATGATCCTTTTGGCAAAATCATTTATCTTGTTTTAGAAGCAAAAGATATTACTGAAAAAATTGTTCTAGAAAGAGCCTACGCCCAAGCTCAAAAACTGGAGGCACTCGGTACATTCGCAGGTGGGATTGCACATGATTTTAATAATTTATTAACTCCAATGATGGCTTATATTTCATATTTAAATGCAGAGTGGTCGAGTAATCAAACGGATGAAATGATTCAAAAATCACTGCCGGCAATTGAAGGAATATCGAAGTCTCTTGAACGTGCGAAAAATTTGATCCAACAAATACTTACTTATTCAAAAATAGATCATTCTTCGACTAAACAAATAGATCTACGAGAACAATTATTGCAGGTGTTAAGTGAGGTAAAATTTGTATCATCTAACAAACTTTCTATCTTTACTGACTTAGGCACTGAATCGGCATTCATTGAAGCTGATCCGATTCAAATATTTCAAATTCTTTCTAATTTATATGAAAATTCACTCTTTGCCCTACAAGAAATACAAAACCCAAAGATTACAATTAGTCTTACGAAAGTAATTTATGAAAAATCTGATTTGTTCCAAGTTGGTTTTTTAAAGAATACCGAATATTGGAAGTTGAGTTTTTCAGATAATGGGAATGGAATTCCTAAAGAAATTCTTGATAAAATATTTGATCCATTTTTTAGCACAAAAGGTGGCAAAGGTACAGGTCTTGGACTTTCCATCATCTATGGAATATTAGCCAAAATGGGTGGAACCATATTGGTGGAATCTACGGTTGGAAAAGGTACCCAATTCGATTTATATTTCCCTGCTTGGAAAGCAATGCTTTAAACAATTGACAAATTTGTTCAATGCTTTATGAACATAATTTCCCATGACTTTTTTGATTCAAAAAAAGCTTGAGCCATTTTACCTAGGTTTTCTTTGGATTCTTTTGTCTTTTTTGATATTTTCCTCTTTTTTCTTTTTTTACCATTTGTTCGAAAGTCGTTCAATATCCATTCGCTACGAACATAAGAAAAATTGGGATTTAAATCTAAAAGAATATTCTTCTTCTTTAAAGGATGCGGAAACAGGTGTAAGAGGATACTTACTTTCGAATGAGCCCACGTTTCTAAATCCATATCACAAAGCTTTAATACTTCTTCCTAATATTGAAAGATATTTATACGATAATAGTGAAATTGAAGATTTGCAGGAATTAAAGAATTTACTCGATTTGAGTCATTCAAAACTAAAACACATGGAAGGGTATTTGAATTTATTTCCTGGTAGATTACCATCAAAAGATAGTTTGGTTTTAGGAAATCAGAAAATGTCTGAATTCCGAATTTTATATGAAAAACTCTTGGTAAAGAAACAAAAGAGAGATGATGCGGAATATGAATCTTATAAAAAATCAAGCAATCGACTTTTGGTTATATCAGCTGGTTTGTTTCTCCTTTTATCATTTTTAATTTTATGGATGATTTTTGTTCTTAAAAAAAGTATTCAGTCAATAGTTGAGAAAGAAGTAATCGAAGATAGATATTTTGAAATTGAGGATATATACCAAAATTCACCTGTCGGATTTCATAGTTTAGATGCTGAGGGTTATTTTTTAAAAGTAAATCGTACTGAATGTGAATGGTTAGGTTATTCTGAGAATGAACTGGTGGGAAAAAAGAGATGGTCTGATCTTTTAACAGAAAATAGCAAAGCAATTTTTGAATCCAATTTTCCAATTTTTAAAAAACAAGGTTATATTAATAATTTAATTTTTGAAATAATTAAAAAAGATGGTGGGTCAATTTTTGTTAATTTATCGTCCACCGCAATTTTTGATTCTTCTGGAAAGATGATTAGCACCAGGTCAGCGTTAGTTGATGTTACGAAATCTATTATTTATGAACGTGAACTTCTCGTTGCTAAAAAAAAGGCAGAGGATGCAAATAAAGCAAAATCTGATTTTTTATCAAATATGAGCCATGAATTGAGGACACCGCTAAATGCAGTGGTCGGAATTGCATTGTGGTTACTTGAAGAAAGTCCAAAACCTGAACAATTAGAAAATTTGAAGAATTTAAAGTTTGCTGGTGAATCACTTTTGTCACTGATTAATGATATACTCGATTTTAATAAAATTGAAGAGAGATTGGTTGTCATAGAGAAGATTGATTTTCGGTTAAAAGATTTTTTAAATTCTATCACAACAACTTTTTCGATGCGATCGAATGAAAAATTATTAATTTTTCATTATGAAATTTCTGATCATGTTCCGGAATTCATCCATTGTGACCCTACGCGTTTGTTACAAATTTTAAACAACTTGTTATCTAATGCACTAAAATTCACTTATGAAGGTTCAATAACATTTCGTGTCACCTCTGAATCACTGAATAATGATCATGTGTTACTAAAATTTGAAGTCGAAGACACTGGAATTGGAATCGATCCAAATAAATTTGATACAATTTTTGAAAAGTTTACACAAGCAAATCAAGATACTACTCGGAAATTTGGAGGATCTGGTTTGGGGCTTGCAATTTCAAAGGCTCTTGTCGAACTCATGGGTGGAAATTTAGAACTTTCCTCTGAATTAGGAAAAGGTTCCAAGTTTTCCTTTTCTTTACCATGTTTAATCGGAAAAGGGAACGAATTTATCTCAATTAGTTCTGTAAAAAATAATGATTTGTTAAAAGGAAAAATAGTACTTGTTGCAGATGATATTCAAATCAATCGATCCATTGTGATTCGTTTTCTCAATCGTTGGGGGATTCAAACTTTAGAAGCTACAAATGGTTTGGAAGTGTTAGAAGTATTAAAGAAACAACAAGTAGATTTAATCTTGATGGATCTTCATATGCCAGTAATGGATGGGTATAACTCTACTATCGAAATTCGAAAAGATCCAAATTGGGAACATATTCCCATCATTGCTCTAACAGCGTCTGCGCAAATAGAAACTCGTAATCAGATCAAATCGGTTGGAATGAATGATTTTATTTCTAAGCCATTTAATCCAAATGATTTATTAAACCAGCTTCATATTTGG includes:
- a CDS encoding sensor histidine kinase: MKSVIKRIGLRYLLNLGVNNQLDLQTSVRVQLSNLIAILGIVSNIQYSILFTIAGAPNVMTMNVIHFFVICTLSYILYLNQKEKYSLARIILVFTISVPLLFVSFISFGKSGGFYYYFLVFALAPFVLFSYEEKFWILIVFLSNNLFYVWFEFFGKPGEFIKGTLLFDSFIQELFRINSVLSSLFFVALIMFYFLRNTNRIQKEMIRTNAHKDKIFSILAHDLKGPIGTMNSFLGYLTENIPEKDELVVALKELKKSTNQSFLVLENLLDWARNESKKIPIHMEILSLISIVQNAKDILDLQATDKKIRWEIIVPDHIKVFCDERMISTVIRNLFSNAIKFSYPNGTVSIKGIHLGKYAELTISDLGIGMSKDQIKQIENGNPFPTTFGTQGEKGTGLGLLVCKEMLKNQGCTMNVTSSPNLGTKITIQIPNSF
- a CDS encoding NAD(P)-binding domain-containing protein; translated protein: MWPKFYFNWLRKNSPTGSVEVYPEISDSYETNLPNVFVIGDLTGVPLLKMAAESGVQVWKYIPQLSNDHLDVVIIGSGPAGVSCAMEAKRLGKKYLVLESNLPFQTIQSYPNKKPIFAEPKNFITNSSIRIIDTVKEDLLKDLNKILNDNPIQIETNQRVVNIKKANVGYVLETESGSIFKTNAVVIAMGKSGDPKKLGIKGENEANVSYRLIDPKDTTGLSVVIVGGGDTAIESALLCAEFAKETTIIHRGKEFNKAKSDNIDLILELESQGKVNIIYESEVSEITSTSVLIKNQQSAKKIKADLVFIMIGTLPPIGFFKRVGIKLQNEKKVLDWVGLTGLVTFAMAAYFGKASFYGPSWFSFLASISAFVSTLSLICYSGILLAKKQTKFDLWKVLKICYYLFAFSYFLTVYFLSTYQQFHLFGKYPAFHYTFLYSLTILVFGIRRILVRKTQYIYYQTLTLIGVQVFFLFLLPELILPALGEFGYLGSENGFIRKEIFPSDSYWKAYGFILAWPLSMGVLYDGGITKFWLIYGLSFSFILIPLLVYHYGKGAYCGWICSCGGLAETLGDEYRQKMPHSKTAYKWEHSGQYILFLAATLTILKLIGVFGKSIYPNLELGENIADSVKWVYDIVVDIGLAGVVGVGFYFFYSGRVWCRMFCPLASLMHIYARFSQFRIFSDKKKCISCNICTKNCHQGIDVMGYASRGIAMDSVQCVRCSACVSLCPTDVLEFGKLKKEVIQYDKLEAKSRK
- a CDS encoding glycerate kinase type-2 family protein, yielding MSTKDDILFLFEQGIKAANPEFLFEDFWKKNPGLEQTFNDQNKKLFVFALGKAAYSMAMSFSHYFPVNKGFILTKYGHLPSEKLKMREDSIWKYREASHPILDQNSIDFGMEVLKILKELGSNDRLVVLLSGGASSLFEVPIDGYALNDLVSIQDQLLRSGKTIQEINQERKKYSTVKGGKLLKELNEELEVFSFVISDVIGDDPNSIGSGPTFPSRNYFILGNLSRSIENIVFEATNLGYKTKQISDTWTESTKETSILIEKEFLTALESPEKQIVLLGGEMVCPVFGNGLGGRNQEVSLRVAILLGKHKVNREWAFLSGGTDGTDGPTDAAGGVVGNQTIPDLKAKHWDPIEQLENSNSYPILKDVDALVMTGPTGTNVNDILILLVDSAKA
- a CDS encoding C69 family dipeptidase → MCDTSLATEKFTKTQKRIFAKNSDREPNEAQSILHLPRIEHPKNSVLKTTYIEIPQTNVTFEVFLSKPFHMWGAEMGVNEFGVCIGNEAVFTNLKINKKNNGLTGMDLIRLVLERSKTAKDALFLITELLEKYGQDACGGYQNQSFFYHNSFIIADRTDGYVLETADRYWVAKKIDSFYAISNGLTIESDFDYSSTNLIQKLKYKSNKDFSFKNYFSDSFYTYMSHCTDRRNLHQITAEQFQNKHTTYNSKLAIETLKIHSIDTDEFEPCNSSMKSLCLHATGPTTPNQTNGSLVVEWDTSETNQDPMRVFYTGTSTPCLSLFKPFFFGTKNFINASSLESDGKYEDTLWWLHESIARKANFDYQGVRSILVPSLVGLQESVFTLTKDSIPIQKKEEIQWRFLKDHVNILKKIYDELLISKIGKSRWQNPLFQLYWSGQNKKLGFRTVN